The Colwellia sp. M166 genome segment CTACGTGGTTTATTAGCTGACATTGGCCTTGTTTTCCCGTTAGGCATACCTGCTTTTAATGAAAGTATGCAAGCATTATCACTTGATACCACGTTATCGGTATCAGTTCAGTGGCTAGTTAACGATGTTTATCAAGAATTCAAAACCTTAAACCTACGTATTAAAGCGATTGAAAAACAATTAAAAACTGACATTGAAGCCAATTCATTAGGGCAAATACTATTGAGTATCCCTGGCATTGGTTACCTCAATGCTTCTGCCTTTATTGCCTCTATAGGCAGTGGACAAGCCTTCACCAGTGCACGCGACTTTGCTGTTTGGCTAGGCATTACACCCAAACAATTTGCCTCAGGCAATAAAAGCGTGATGGGCGGCATCAGTAAACGTGGAGACCAATACCTGCGTAAACAGCTTATCCATGGTGCGCGTGCCATCATCGTTCATGCCAGAAAGAAACACGATGCATTGAGTGTGTGGATAACCCAGTTAAGTGCACGAAAACCGTTCAATTGTACCGCGGTTGCCACTGCGCACAAGTTAGCACGCATCATGTGGACATTGTTACAAAAGCAATGCCATTACACGCCTCAA includes the following:
- a CDS encoding IS110 family transposase; its protein translation is MKVSTISIDLAKNVFQLMGFTEANKGVFNKRLNRAQLKHFMQMQPPCRVVMEACYSSHYWGRLFESIGHTVHLIPAQHVTPFVRGNKNDSNDTLAIFEASRRPFIRFVPIKTQTQQETLMLHRLRERLLKTRTAVTNQLRGLLADIGLVFPLGIPAFNESMQALSLDTTLSVSVQWLVNDVYQEFKTLNLRIKAIEKQLKTDIEANSLGQILLSIPGIGYLNASAFIASIGSGQAFTSARDFAVWLGITPKQFASGNKSVMGGISKRGDQYLRKQLIHGARAIIVHARKKHDALSVWITQLSARKPFNCTAVATAHKLARIMWTLLQKQCHYTPQPVKVIT